One Streptomyces sp. NBC_00223 genomic window carries:
- the cbiE gene encoding precorrin-6y C5,15-methyltransferase (decarboxylating) subunit CbiE gives MADRVTVIGWDGSPPSDTARAALSAATLVAGTRRHLALPYVPEGAEHIVLGSIDIAARRIAKHRGSAVVLADGDPGFFGVVRALREPELGLEVEVVPGVSAVARAFARAGMPWDDARVVVAQSRTLRRAVNVCRAHPKVAVLTAPGAGPAELALLLTGVHRTFVICEALGTEREQVTVLTSDKVADHIWRDPNVVLVVGGTTSAGRGVAALGVAPAERGGGWIAGRDPGFPGRVRGWALPSSEYGGDLPAQVRAYLLARLGPRTGDLVWDIGAADGAVAVEAARFGAAVIAVDRDADACDWITATARRTGVQLHVVHGTAPEVLDDLPEPDVIRIGRADPAIAAACAARRPERIVTTAATRDRAEAVSRALTEGGYDVERALLQSVELDAEWAERERSVTFALCATRR, from the coding sequence ATGGCCGACCGGGTCACCGTGATCGGATGGGACGGCTCACCTCCGTCCGACACAGCCCGAGCCGCGCTCAGCGCCGCGACCCTGGTGGCCGGCACCCGGCGCCACCTCGCCCTGCCCTACGTCCCCGAGGGCGCCGAGCACATCGTCCTCGGCAGCATCGACATCGCCGCCCGCCGGATCGCCAAGCACCGCGGCAGCGCGGTCGTGCTCGCCGACGGCGACCCCGGCTTCTTCGGCGTGGTCCGCGCGCTGCGCGAACCCGAACTCGGCCTGGAGGTCGAGGTCGTCCCCGGTGTCTCCGCCGTCGCCCGCGCCTTCGCCCGCGCCGGGATGCCCTGGGACGACGCCCGGGTGGTCGTCGCCCAGAGCCGCACCCTGCGCCGCGCCGTCAACGTCTGCCGGGCCCACCCCAAGGTCGCCGTCCTCACCGCGCCCGGCGCCGGCCCGGCCGAACTCGCCCTGCTGCTCACCGGAGTCCACCGCACCTTCGTCATCTGCGAGGCGCTGGGCACCGAGCGCGAGCAGGTCACCGTACTGACCTCCGACAAGGTCGCCGACCACATCTGGCGCGACCCCAATGTCGTACTCGTCGTCGGCGGCACCACCTCGGCCGGGCGTGGTGTGGCCGCTCTCGGGGTCGCGCCGGCCGAGCGCGGGGGCGGCTGGATCGCCGGCCGCGACCCCGGCTTCCCCGGACGCGTACGCGGCTGGGCGCTGCCCTCCTCCGAGTACGGCGGCGACCTGCCCGCCCAGGTGCGCGCCTATCTGCTGGCCCGGCTCGGCCCGCGCACCGGCGACCTGGTCTGGGACATCGGCGCGGCCGACGGCGCCGTCGCCGTCGAGGCGGCCCGCTTCGGCGCCGCGGTCATCGCCGTCGACCGCGACGCCGACGCCTGCGACTGGATCACCGCCACCGCACGCCGGACCGGCGTCCAACTCCACGTCGTGCACGGGACCGCGCCCGAGGTCCTGGACGACCTCCCCGAGCCCGATGTGATCCGGATCGGCCGCGCCGACCCCGCGATCGCCGCCGCTTGCGCGGCCCGCCGCCCCGAGCGGATCGTGACCACCGCCGCCACCCGAGACCGGGCCGAGGCGGTCAGCAGGGCGCTGACGGA
- a CDS encoding methionine ABC transporter permease, translated as MTWAQMHPLLTQACGETLKMVAWSTAVAVAAGLPIGVLLVLTDRGGLLRNLAVNRVLGVVVNVGRSLPFVILMIALMSFTRMIVGTTIGWEAAVVPLSVGAIPFFARLVETAVREVDDGLIEAVRAMGGSTWTVVRKVLLPESLPSLIASTTTTVIALIGYSAMAGVVGGGGLGDLALRYGYQRFETGFMWVIVAVLVVIVTAVQLAGDLAARIAARRGGSGPAPRLRLLRPAATAS; from the coding sequence GTGACCTGGGCACAAATGCACCCGCTGCTCACCCAGGCGTGTGGGGAGACCCTGAAGATGGTCGCGTGGTCGACGGCGGTCGCCGTCGCCGCGGGGCTGCCCATCGGGGTCCTGCTCGTACTGACCGACCGCGGCGGACTGCTGCGCAACCTCGCCGTCAACCGGGTGCTCGGCGTCGTGGTGAACGTCGGCCGCTCCCTGCCGTTCGTGATCCTGATGATCGCGCTGATGTCCTTCACCCGCATGATCGTCGGCACCACCATCGGCTGGGAGGCCGCCGTCGTCCCGCTGTCCGTCGGCGCCATACCGTTCTTCGCCCGGCTGGTCGAGACCGCGGTCCGCGAGGTGGACGACGGGCTGATCGAGGCCGTACGGGCGATGGGCGGCAGTACGTGGACCGTGGTCCGCAAGGTGCTGCTGCCCGAGTCGCTGCCGTCCCTGATCGCGAGCACCACCACCACGGTCATCGCGCTCATCGGCTACTCCGCGATGGCCGGGGTGGTCGGCGGCGGCGGGCTCGGCGACCTGGCGCTGCGCTACGGCTACCAGCGCTTCGAGACCGGCTTCATGTGGGTGATCGTGGCCGTGCTGGTCGTCATCGTCACCGCAGTCCAGCTCGCCGGAGACCTCGCCGCCCGGATCGCCGCCCGCCGCGGCGGCTCGGGCCCGGCCCCGAGGCTGCGGCTGCTGCGCCCGGCGGCCACCGCCTCCTGA
- a CDS encoding GNAT family N-acetyltransferase has product MGMSVTISTAEHSDAEKILKLQYLCYQSEAELYGDYTIEPLTQTLDELRAELADGVVLVARLGQEVVGSVRGAVDDDGTARIGKLIVHPRLQRHGLGGRLLAALEGRLSAEAEAKRYRLFTGHRSEVNLRMYRKLGYEQVGAAEPVTRRLSLVHMEKPVVETETYAATA; this is encoded by the coding sequence ATGGGCATGAGCGTGACCATCTCTACGGCGGAGCACAGTGACGCCGAGAAGATCCTGAAGCTCCAGTACCTCTGCTACCAGAGCGAAGCGGAGCTCTACGGCGACTACACCATCGAGCCGCTCACCCAGACCCTGGACGAGCTGCGGGCCGAACTCGCCGACGGCGTCGTCCTCGTGGCCCGTCTCGGCCAGGAGGTCGTCGGATCGGTACGCGGCGCCGTCGACGACGACGGCACCGCCCGGATCGGCAAACTCATCGTCCACCCCCGGCTCCAACGGCACGGCCTGGGCGGCCGGTTGCTGGCCGCGCTCGAAGGACGGCTGTCCGCCGAGGCCGAGGCCAAGCGGTACCGGCTCTTCACCGGCCACCGCAGCGAGGTCAATCTGCGGATGTACCGCAAGCTCGGTTACGAGCAGGTGGGCGCCGCCGAGCCCGTCACGCGCCGGCTGAGCCTGGTGCACATGGAAAAGCCCGTCGTCGAGACGGAGACCTACGCGGCCACCGCCTGA
- a CDS encoding class I SAM-dependent methyltransferase codes for MRVHHAAGVGYQRAAGVYERSRPSYPLAALAALADALPLEAGRTVVDLGAGTGKFTRLLALTGAEVLAVEPVAEMRERLAELLPGVRVTAGTAEDTGLPGGCADAVVAAQSWHWFEAGEALAEAERLLRPGGALALVWNTYDTSVPWVRDFQDIYFRLAPRDLPSPLDEGWRKEFGRRPGWGAIEERHWPNPHSTTVADVVERMMSSSHIAVLSEDARVRVRSEVESVLGAHGATSGGGAIELPYTTDVYWVRYG; via the coding sequence GTGAGAGTGCACCACGCAGCAGGAGTCGGCTATCAGCGGGCCGCGGGGGTCTACGAGCGCTCCCGGCCCTCCTATCCGCTCGCGGCGCTGGCCGCGCTGGCGGACGCGTTGCCCCTTGAGGCGGGCCGTACGGTGGTCGATCTCGGCGCCGGCACCGGCAAGTTCACCCGGCTGCTGGCGCTGACCGGCGCCGAGGTGCTGGCGGTGGAGCCGGTCGCGGAGATGCGCGAGCGGCTGGCGGAGCTGCTGCCGGGGGTACGGGTGACGGCGGGCACGGCGGAGGACACCGGGCTGCCGGGCGGCTGCGCGGACGCGGTGGTGGCGGCGCAGTCCTGGCACTGGTTCGAGGCGGGCGAGGCGCTGGCCGAGGCGGAGCGGCTGCTGCGGCCGGGCGGCGCGCTGGCGCTGGTGTGGAACACGTACGACACGTCGGTGCCGTGGGTGCGGGACTTCCAGGACATCTACTTCCGGCTGGCGCCGCGCGACCTGCCGAGCCCGCTGGACGAGGGCTGGCGCAAGGAGTTCGGCCGGCGTCCGGGCTGGGGCGCGATCGAGGAACGGCACTGGCCCAATCCGCACTCCACGACGGTCGCGGACGTGGTGGAGCGGATGATGTCCTCCAGCCACATAGCCGTGCTGAGCGAGGACGCCCGGGTCCGGGTGCGCTCCGAGGTGGAGTCGGTGCTGGGCGCGCACGGGGCGACCAGCGGCGGCGGCGCGATCGAACTGCCGTACACGACGGATGTGTACTGGGTGCGGTACGGCTGA
- a CDS encoding GNAT family N-acetyltransferase: protein MTSTFPDVTISTERLVLRAYEEADIPALAEMMNDELVTAWTAGPHPYTTADAREFVTRTAPAERDRGRGLVLAVTEFLTQRLVGTVQLQHTDWRIRGTEIGYLTATWARGEGYACESVLAVARWLFTHQGFERIELRTAADNTASQQVAQKIGCVSEGVLRNAGIVRSQTEDGRWAEIRADLLVWSLLPEDLDDGSAHGAGNEAYDNYSGHSAYADWR from the coding sequence ATGACCTCCACCTTTCCGGACGTCACGATCAGTACGGAGCGGCTGGTGCTGCGCGCGTACGAGGAGGCCGACATCCCCGCGCTCGCGGAGATGATGAACGACGAGCTGGTCACCGCGTGGACCGCCGGGCCCCATCCGTACACCACGGCCGACGCCCGCGAGTTCGTCACCAGGACCGCGCCCGCCGAACGCGACCGGGGCCGCGGCCTCGTGCTGGCCGTCACCGAATTCCTCACCCAGCGGCTGGTCGGCACCGTGCAGCTCCAGCACACCGACTGGCGGATCCGCGGTACCGAGATCGGCTACCTCACCGCCACCTGGGCCCGCGGCGAGGGCTACGCCTGCGAATCGGTGCTCGCGGTGGCCCGCTGGCTCTTCACCCACCAGGGCTTCGAACGGATCGAGCTGCGCACGGCCGCCGACAACACCGCCTCCCAGCAGGTCGCCCAGAAGATCGGCTGCGTCAGCGAGGGAGTGCTGCGCAACGCGGGCATCGTCCGCAGCCAGACCGAGGACGGGCGCTGGGCCGAGATCCGCGCCGACCTGCTGGTGTGGAGCCTGCTGCCGGAAGACCTCGACGACGGCTCGGCGCACGGCGCGGGCAACGAGGCGTACGACAACTACAGCGGCCACAGCGCCTACGCCGACTGGCGCTGA
- a CDS encoding methionine ABC transporter ATP-binding protein, which translates to MITTTGLRKVYRSRDREVTALDGVDLTVREGEVYGVVGRSGAGKSTLIRCVNLLERPTSGTVEVDGRDLTALAGHSDRAPATLRAARAGIGMVFQHFNLLSSRTAQENVELPLEILGVSGRRERARRARELLDVVGLSEQARSYPAQLSGGQKQRVGIARALAGDPKVLLSDEATSALDPETTRSVLTLLRDLNRRLGLTVLLITHEMDVIKTVCDSAALMKGGRVVESGTVAELLATPGSELADELFPLGGTASGPDRTVVDLTFHGESATRPVISQLARTYNVDISILGAAIETYGGRQIGRMRIELPGRFEDNVVPIGYLREQGLQVDVADPAKSAPGRAAPIGEPAK; encoded by the coding sequence GTGATCACCACCACCGGCCTGAGAAAGGTCTACCGCTCGCGCGACCGTGAGGTCACCGCCCTGGACGGGGTGGACCTGACCGTGCGCGAAGGCGAGGTCTACGGCGTCGTCGGCCGCAGCGGCGCCGGCAAGAGCACCCTGATCCGCTGCGTCAACCTGCTGGAGCGGCCCACCTCCGGCACCGTCGAGGTCGACGGCCGCGATCTGACCGCGTTGGCCGGACACAGCGACCGGGCGCCCGCCACGCTGCGCGCCGCCCGGGCCGGCATCGGCATGGTCTTCCAGCACTTCAATCTGCTCTCCTCGCGCACCGCGCAGGAGAACGTCGAACTGCCGCTGGAGATCCTCGGGGTCTCCGGCCGCCGCGAGCGCGCCCGCAGGGCCCGGGAACTCCTCGACGTCGTCGGCCTGTCCGAGCAGGCCCGCTCCTACCCCGCCCAGCTGTCCGGCGGCCAGAAGCAGCGGGTCGGCATCGCCCGCGCGCTGGCCGGCGACCCCAAGGTGCTGCTCTCCGACGAGGCCACCTCGGCGCTCGACCCGGAGACCACCCGCTCGGTGCTGACGCTGCTGCGCGACCTCAACCGGCGGCTCGGCCTGACCGTACTGCTCATCACGCACGAGATGGACGTCATCAAGACCGTCTGCGACTCGGCGGCACTCATGAAAGGCGGACGCGTCGTGGAATCCGGCACCGTCGCTGAACTCCTGGCCACCCCCGGCTCCGAACTCGCCGACGAGCTCTTCCCGCTCGGCGGCACCGCCTCGGGCCCCGACCGTACGGTGGTCGACCTCACCTTCCACGGCGAGAGCGCGACCCGGCCGGTGATCTCGCAGCTGGCCCGCACCTACAACGTGGACATCTCCATCCTCGGCGCCGCCATCGAGACCTACGGCGGCCGGCAGATCGGCCGGATGCGGATCGAACTGCCCGGCCGCTTCGAGGACAACGTCGTGCCCATCGGCTACCTGCGCGAGCAGGGCCTCCAGGTGGACGTGGCCGACCCGGCGAAGTCCGCGCCGGGCCGGGCGGCGCCGATCGGGGAGCCCGCGAAGTGA
- a CDS encoding MetQ/NlpA family ABC transporter substrate-binding protein — protein MRNTIKLTTVVLVAGALTAGLAACGSDKDKATGSGKDAYSGPLIVAASPTPHAQILNFVRDHLAKKAGLDLQVKEFSDYVLPNTATEQGDVGANFFQHKPYLDDFNQKNGTHIVPVVNVELEPLGLYSHKIKTIGDLKDGADVAIPNDTTNEARALKLLSDNGLIELKAGTGQTATPADVTSNPKHLKFKELEAAQLPRSLDDVDAGVVNGNYALQSGLSPAKDSLILEKADGNPYANFLAVKKGNENDPRVKKLATLLNSPEVKQFIEDTFKGSVIPAFGAPAA, from the coding sequence GTGCGCAACACCATCAAACTCACCACCGTCGTCCTCGTCGCGGGAGCGCTCACCGCCGGCCTCGCAGCCTGCGGCTCCGACAAGGACAAGGCCACCGGCAGCGGCAAGGACGCCTACTCCGGCCCGCTGATCGTCGCCGCCAGCCCCACCCCGCACGCCCAGATCCTGAACTTCGTCCGCGACCACCTGGCGAAGAAGGCCGGCCTCGACCTCCAGGTCAAGGAGTTCTCCGACTACGTCCTGCCCAACACCGCCACCGAGCAGGGCGACGTCGGCGCCAACTTCTTCCAGCACAAGCCCTACCTGGACGACTTCAACCAGAAGAACGGCACCCACATCGTGCCCGTGGTGAATGTCGAACTGGAGCCGCTGGGCCTGTACTCGCACAAGATCAAGACCATCGGCGACCTCAAGGACGGCGCCGACGTGGCCATACCGAACGACACCACCAACGAGGCCCGCGCGCTCAAGCTCCTGTCCGACAACGGGCTCATCGAGCTCAAGGCCGGCACCGGCCAGACCGCGACCCCCGCCGATGTGACGTCCAACCCCAAGCACCTGAAGTTCAAGGAGCTGGAGGCCGCCCAGCTGCCGCGCTCGCTGGACGACGTCGACGCCGGCGTGGTCAACGGCAACTACGCGCTGCAGTCCGGTCTCAGCCCCGCCAAGGACTCGCTGATCCTGGAGAAGGCCGACGGCAACCCCTACGCCAACTTCCTCGCCGTGAAGAAGGGGAACGAGAACGACCCCCGGGTCAAGAAGCTCGCCACCCTGCTCAACTCGCCCGAGGTGAAGCAGTTCATCGAGGACACCTTCAAGGGCTCGGTCATACCGGCGTTCGGCGCCCCCGCCGCCTGA